From a single Serratia surfactantfaciens genomic region:
- a CDS encoding DUF1294 domain-containing protein, whose protein sequence is MKLNVICYALLGLALIASLFSPHPVWMWLLSANLLTFLIYGGDKLAARKGWRRVPEATLLLFGALGGWLGALAAQQLFRHKTQKQPFKTWFILSVALNLAAVLGLWYWVYGRWIF, encoded by the coding sequence ATGAAACTCAATGTGATTTGTTACGCCCTGCTGGGCCTGGCGCTGATCGCCAGCCTGTTCTCGCCGCATCCGGTGTGGATGTGGCTGCTGTCGGCCAATCTGCTGACGTTTCTGATCTATGGCGGCGATAAGCTGGCGGCGCGCAAGGGGTGGCGGCGGGTGCCGGAGGCGACGCTGTTGCTGTTCGGCGCGCTGGGCGGGTGGTTGGGCGCACTGGCGGCGCAGCAGCTGTTTCGCCACAAGACCCAGAAACAGCCGTTTAAAACCTGGTTTATTCTCAGCGTGGCGCTCAACCTGGCGGCGGTGCTGGGGCTGTGGTATTGGGTTTACGGCCGCTGGATTTTCTGA
- the hcp gene encoding hydroxylamine reductase produces the protein MFCVQCEQTIRTPAGNGCSYAQGMCGKTAETSDLQDLLVAALQGLSAWALQARSLGIVDHEIDSFAPRAFFSTLTNVNFDSQRIIGYARETLLLRDSLAARCRLLDAGVRVEHPMAALQLAGDDMPALLQQAAQFALNDDKAEVGDDVHGLRMLCLYGLKGAAAYMEHAHVLGQFDEQLYADYHAFMAWLGTRPRDVDTLLNNAMGIGKMNFNVMAILDRGETQAYGDPQPSAVNVRPVAGKAILISGHDLKDLRMLLEQTEGQNVNIYTHGEMLPAHGYPELKKFKHLVGNYGSGWQNQQTEFAKFPGPIVMTSNCIIDPNVGNYGDRIWTRSIVGWPGVNHLEGDDFGAVIRQAQGMNGFPYTEIEHLITVGFGRQTLLNAADTVIDLVSQKKLRHVFLVGGCDGSRDERSYFTDFARSVPQDCLIMTLACGKYRFNKLDFGTLEGLPRLLDVGQCNDAYSAIMLAVKLADTLGCSVNELPLSLVLSWFEQKAIVILLTLLSLGVKNIVTGPTAPGFLTDNLMAILNEKFGLRPITTVEQDIAALLA, from the coding sequence ATGTTCTGTGTGCAATGTGAACAAACCATTCGTACCCCGGCAGGCAACGGCTGCTCGTATGCTCAGGGCATGTGCGGCAAAACGGCGGAAACCTCCGATCTGCAGGATCTGCTGGTGGCGGCGCTGCAGGGTCTCTCCGCCTGGGCGCTACAGGCGCGTTCGCTGGGCATCGTCGACCACGAAATCGACAGCTTCGCCCCGCGCGCCTTCTTCTCCACTCTGACCAACGTCAACTTCGACTCCCAGCGCATCATCGGCTACGCGCGGGAAACCCTGCTGCTGCGCGACTCGCTGGCCGCCCGTTGCCGGCTGCTGGACGCCGGCGTGCGCGTCGAGCATCCGATGGCGGCGCTGCAGCTGGCCGGTGACGATATGCCTGCGCTGCTGCAACAGGCGGCGCAGTTTGCCCTCAACGACGACAAAGCCGAGGTGGGCGACGACGTACACGGCTTGCGCATGCTTTGCCTGTATGGCCTGAAAGGCGCAGCGGCCTATATGGAACACGCGCACGTGCTCGGCCAGTTCGACGAGCAACTCTATGCCGACTACCACGCCTTTATGGCCTGGCTCGGCACCCGGCCGCGCGACGTCGACACCCTGCTGAACAACGCCATGGGCATCGGCAAGATGAACTTCAACGTGATGGCGATCCTCGATCGCGGTGAAACCCAGGCCTACGGCGATCCGCAGCCTAGCGCGGTCAACGTGCGCCCGGTAGCCGGGAAAGCCATTCTGATTTCCGGCCACGATCTGAAAGATCTGCGCATGCTGCTCGAGCAAACCGAAGGGCAAAACGTCAACATCTACACCCACGGTGAAATGCTGCCGGCGCACGGCTATCCGGAACTGAAAAAATTCAAGCACCTGGTGGGCAACTACGGCAGCGGCTGGCAGAACCAGCAGACCGAGTTCGCCAAATTCCCCGGCCCGATCGTGATGACCTCCAACTGCATCATCGATCCTAACGTCGGCAATTACGGCGACCGCATCTGGACCCGCAGCATCGTCGGTTGGCCGGGCGTCAACCATCTGGAAGGCGATGACTTCGGCGCCGTGATCCGCCAGGCGCAAGGCATGAACGGCTTCCCTTATACCGAGATTGAGCATCTGATCACCGTCGGCTTCGGTCGCCAGACACTGCTTAACGCCGCCGACACGGTAATTGACCTGGTGTCGCAAAAGAAACTGCGCCACGTCTTCCTGGTCGGCGGCTGCGACGGCAGCCGCGACGAACGCAGCTACTTCACCGACTTCGCCCGCAGCGTGCCGCAAGACTGCCTGATCATGACACTGGCCTGCGGCAAGTACCGCTTCAACAAGCTGGACTTCGGCACGCTGGAGGGGTTGCCGCGCCTGCTGGACGTCGGCCAGTGCAACGACGCTTACTCCGCCATCATGCTAGCGGTCAAGCTGGCCGACACCCTCGGCTGCAGCGTCAACGAGCTGCCGCTCAGCCTGGTGCTGTCGTGGTTTGAACAGAAGGCGATCGTCATTCTGCTGACGCTGCTGTCGCTGGGGGTGAAAAACATCGTCACCGGCCCGACCGCGCCGGGCTTCCTGACCGATAACCTGATGGCGATCCTCAACGAGAAATTCGGCCTGCGTCCGATCACCACCGTCGAGCAGGATATCGCCGCGCTGCTCGCCTGA
- a CDS encoding DUF2867 domain-containing protein, whose protein sequence is MTPQRVLVLGASGYIGQNLIPHLIEQGHQITAAARRIEWLQEQNWPQVNCLYADLYRPETLSAALWEIDTLYYLVHAMGDGDDFIEKERQAAENLRDALRNACVKQVIFLGALQPNDDSSPHLAARRLTGEILRQSGVPVTELRAGIIVGPGSAAFEVMRDMVYNLPVLTPPRWVRSKSSPVALENLLVYLADLLAHPAQEHRIFDVAGPEYLSYQDMFKRFIAISGKRRWLIPIPLPTRLISVWFISLITSVPTPIARALIQGLKHDLPADGRPLQALIPQRLHTFDQAVTTTLQRELEVVDSADWGYDPAAQARWRPGYGYYPKQAGCSLDTAASSQALWQTVQQLGGEEGYFYANILWRIRARMDDMIGNGVVYGRPARAALALGDEIDGWKVITLKPLRQLALLFGMKAPGLGRLSLTITDHGDRRTLDVRAWWHPAGFSGLLYWFAMMPAHLFIFRGMAKRIAELAEGLDRQRR, encoded by the coding sequence ATGACACCCCAACGCGTACTGGTTCTTGGAGCCAGTGGCTATATAGGCCAGAACCTGATCCCGCACCTGATCGAACAAGGGCACCAGATTACCGCCGCCGCGCGGCGCATCGAGTGGCTGCAGGAGCAGAACTGGCCACAGGTCAACTGCCTGTATGCCGATCTGTACCGCCCGGAAACCCTGAGCGCGGCGCTGTGGGAGATAGATACGCTGTACTATCTGGTGCACGCGATGGGCGACGGCGACGACTTTATCGAAAAGGAACGTCAGGCGGCGGAAAATCTGCGCGACGCACTGCGCAATGCCTGCGTCAAGCAGGTGATCTTCCTTGGCGCGCTGCAGCCGAACGACGACAGTTCGCCGCACCTGGCGGCACGCCGCCTGACCGGAGAGATCCTGCGCCAAAGCGGCGTACCGGTCACCGAGCTGCGCGCCGGCATCATCGTTGGCCCCGGCTCGGCGGCGTTCGAAGTGATGCGCGATATGGTCTATAACCTGCCGGTGCTGACGCCGCCGCGCTGGGTGCGTTCGAAATCGTCGCCGGTGGCGCTGGAGAACCTGCTGGTTTATCTGGCCGATCTGCTGGCGCATCCGGCGCAGGAACACCGCATCTTCGACGTCGCCGGGCCGGAATACCTCAGCTATCAGGACATGTTCAAACGCTTTATCGCCATCAGCGGCAAACGGCGCTGGCTGATCCCGATCCCCTTGCCGACGCGGCTGATTTCGGTGTGGTTCATCAGCCTGATCACCTCGGTGCCGACGCCGATCGCCCGCGCGCTGATCCAGGGACTGAAGCACGATCTGCCCGCCGATGGCCGGCCATTGCAGGCCCTGATCCCACAACGGCTGCACACCTTTGATCAGGCGGTCACCACCACGCTGCAGCGCGAGCTGGAAGTGGTCGACTCCGCCGACTGGGGCTACGATCCGGCGGCGCAGGCGCGCTGGCGCCCCGGCTACGGCTACTACCCCAAACAGGCCGGTTGCTCGCTGGATACCGCCGCCTCCAGCCAGGCCCTGTGGCAAACGGTGCAGCAGCTGGGAGGAGAAGAAGGCTATTTCTACGCCAATATCCTGTGGCGGATCCGCGCGCGCATGGACGACATGATCGGCAACGGCGTGGTCTATGGCCGCCCGGCGCGCGCGGCCCTGGCGCTGGGCGACGAAATCGACGGCTGGAAAGTGATTACCCTGAAGCCGCTGCGGCAGCTGGCGCTGCTGTTTGGCATGAAGGCGCCCGGCCTGGGGCGGCTAAGCCTCACCATCACCGATCACGGCGATCGCCGCACGCTGGACGTGCGTGCCTGGTGGCACCCGGCCGGCTTCAGCGGGCTGCTGTATTGGTTCGCCATGATGCCCGCGCATCTGTTTATTTTTCGCGGCATGGCGAAACGCATCGCCGAGCTTGCCGAGGGCCTGGACCGCCAACGCCGCTGA
- a CDS encoding ATP-dependent endonuclease: protein MFLERIEIVGFRGINRLSLMLDDNTLLLGENAWGKSSLLDALTLLLAPEQKLYRFEAHDFHFPPGEEAAKERHLQVVFTFCEKDIGHAHLPRYRHLTPLWVKGEDGLSRIHYRCEGELADDGTVCTWRGFLDADGNAFQLHHIEQLAHAIIRIHPVLRLRDARFIRRLRPSSLGDERKPDTQALAQQLDQLTRELVRNPQKLTNSELRQGLAAMQQLLEHYFAEQSSQVARPRRRGGEPEQDAWRALDGINRMVAEPNSRSMRLILLGMFSTLLQAKGDVKLDPHARPLLLVEDPETRLHPIMLSVAWGLLNQLPLQRITTTNSSELVSLVPVEHVCRLVRESGRVATYRLGPRGLSAEDGRRIAFHIRFNRPSSLFARCWLLVEGETEVWLLNELARQCGYHFEAEGVRVIEFAQCGLKPLLRFARRMGIEWHALVDGDEAGKKYANTVRSLLDNHEDNERDRLTALPAPDMEHFMFREGFGPVYHRMASVPLNAQMPVRKVILKAVHHSSKPDLAIEVAMQAGEWGTDSVPPLLKKMFSRVIWLARGRAD from the coding sequence ATGTTCTTGGAGCGTATCGAAATTGTAGGTTTTCGTGGCATTAATCGGCTGTCGCTGATGCTGGACGACAACACGCTGTTGCTTGGCGAAAACGCCTGGGGTAAATCCAGCCTGCTGGATGCGCTGACGCTGTTGCTGGCGCCGGAGCAGAAACTGTATCGTTTTGAAGCGCACGACTTCCATTTCCCGCCGGGTGAAGAGGCGGCCAAAGAGCGCCATCTGCAGGTGGTGTTCACCTTTTGCGAGAAAGACATCGGCCATGCGCACCTGCCGCGCTATCGCCATCTGACGCCGCTGTGGGTCAAGGGTGAAGATGGCCTGAGCCGTATTCATTACCGCTGCGAGGGCGAGCTGGCCGACGACGGCACGGTGTGTACCTGGCGCGGTTTTCTCGATGCCGACGGCAACGCCTTTCAACTGCACCATATTGAACAGCTGGCCCACGCCATCATCCGCATCCACCCGGTATTGCGCCTGCGTGACGCGCGTTTTATTCGCCGCTTGCGCCCCAGCAGCCTCGGCGATGAACGCAAACCTGATACGCAGGCGCTGGCGCAGCAACTGGATCAGCTGACGCGCGAGCTGGTGCGCAATCCGCAGAAGCTGACCAACAGCGAGCTGCGCCAGGGGCTGGCGGCCATGCAGCAGCTGCTGGAGCACTATTTCGCCGAGCAGAGTTCGCAGGTGGCGCGGCCGCGTCGTCGCGGCGGCGAACCGGAGCAGGACGCCTGGCGCGCGCTGGACGGCATCAACCGTATGGTGGCCGAACCGAACAGCCGCAGCATGCGCCTGATCCTGCTGGGGATGTTTTCCACCCTGTTGCAGGCCAAGGGCGACGTCAAGCTGGACCCGCACGCCCGGCCGCTGCTGCTGGTGGAGGACCCGGAAACTCGCCTGCATCCGATTATGCTGTCGGTGGCCTGGGGGCTACTCAATCAGCTGCCGTTGCAGCGCATCACCACCACCAACTCCAGCGAACTGGTGTCGCTGGTGCCGGTGGAACACGTATGCCGGCTGGTGCGCGAGTCGGGGCGGGTCGCGACCTATCGTCTCGGGCCGCGCGGGCTCAGCGCCGAAGACGGGCGGCGCATCGCGTTTCACATCCGTTTCAATCGGCCATCGTCGCTGTTCGCCCGCTGCTGGCTGCTGGTGGAGGGCGAGACCGAAGTGTGGCTGCTGAACGAGCTGGCGCGCCAGTGCGGCTACCATTTCGAGGCGGAAGGGGTGAGGGTCATCGAATTCGCCCAGTGCGGCCTGAAGCCGCTGCTGCGCTTCGCCCGCCGCATGGGCATCGAATGGCATGCGCTGGTGGACGGCGACGAGGCGGGTAAAAAGTACGCCAACACCGTGCGCAGCCTACTGGACAATCATGAAGACAACGAGCGCGATCGGCTGACCGCGCTGCCGGCGCCGGACATGGAGCACTTTATGTTCCGCGAAGGGTTCGGCCCGGTCTATCACCGGATGGCGTCGGTGCCGCTCAACGCGCAGATGCCGGTGCGCAAGGTGATCCTGAAAGCGGTCCACCACTCCTCGAAGCCGGATCTGGCGATCGAGGTTGCGATGCAGGCCGGCGAATGGGGCACCGATTCGGTGCCGCCGCTGCTGAAAAAAATGTTCTCACGGGTGATCTGGCTGGCGCGCGGCCGGGCGGACTGA
- the poxB gene encoding ubiquinone-dependent pyruvate dehydrogenase gives MKQTVATLIAKTLDQAGVKRIWGVTGDSLNGLSDSLHRMGTIEWLGTRHEEVAAFAAGAEAQLTGQLAVCAGSCGPGNLHLINGLFDCHRNHVPVLAIAAHIPSSEIGSGYFQETHPQELFRECSHYCELVSNPEQLPRVLEIAMRKAILNRGVSVVVLPGDVALRMAPEDAPLTWHTPALPLVQPPMSELNKLAETLNKAKNITLMCGSGCAGAHDEVVKLAEMLQAPVVHALRGKEHIEWDNPYSVGMTGLIGFSSGYHAMMNADTLVLLGTQFPYRAFYPTNANIIQIDINPGSIGAHCPVNMALVGDIHTTLTALLPQLEPKRDRAFLDKALEHYRNARQDLDGLATANDDQPIHPQYLAQQLSHYASEDAIFTCDVGTPTVWAARYVKMNGKRRLLGSFNHGSMANAMPQAIGAQATAPDKQVIAMCGDGGFTMLMGDFLSLAQLKLPVKIVVFNNSVLGFVAMEMKAGGYLTDGTDLHNPDFAAIANAAGIKGIRVEKASELDGALQEMLAHPGPALLDVVTAKQELAMPPQIKFEQAKGFSLYMLRAIINGRGDEVVELAKTNWLR, from the coding sequence ATGAAGCAAACCGTAGCCACACTGATCGCCAAAACGCTGGACCAAGCCGGCGTAAAACGCATTTGGGGCGTGACCGGCGATTCGCTCAACGGCCTTAGCGACAGCCTGCACCGCATGGGCACCATCGAATGGCTGGGCACCCGCCATGAAGAGGTGGCCGCCTTCGCCGCCGGCGCCGAAGCCCAGCTCACCGGCCAGTTGGCGGTGTGCGCCGGTTCCTGCGGCCCCGGCAACCTGCACCTGATCAACGGCCTGTTCGACTGCCACCGCAACCATGTGCCGGTGCTGGCGATCGCCGCGCATATCCCTTCCAGCGAAATCGGCAGCGGCTACTTCCAGGAAACGCATCCGCAGGAGCTGTTCCGCGAATGCAGCCACTATTGCGAACTGGTTTCCAACCCGGAACAGCTGCCGCGCGTGCTGGAGATCGCCATGCGCAAGGCGATCCTCAACCGCGGCGTCTCGGTGGTGGTCTTGCCGGGCGACGTGGCGCTGCGCATGGCGCCGGAAGACGCGCCCCTGACCTGGCATACCCCGGCGCTGCCGCTGGTGCAGCCGCCGATGAGCGAGCTGAACAAGCTGGCGGAAACGCTGAATAAGGCGAAGAACATCACCCTGATGTGCGGCAGCGGCTGCGCCGGCGCGCACGATGAAGTGGTTAAGCTGGCCGAAATGCTGCAGGCGCCGGTAGTGCATGCGCTGCGCGGCAAAGAACATATCGAATGGGATAACCCCTACAGCGTCGGCATGACCGGGCTGATCGGCTTTTCCTCCGGCTACCACGCCATGATGAACGCCGACACGCTGGTGCTGCTCGGCACCCAGTTCCCCTATCGCGCGTTCTACCCCACCAACGCCAACATCATTCAGATCGACATCAACCCCGGCAGCATCGGCGCGCACTGCCCGGTCAATATGGCGCTGGTGGGCGACATCCACACCACGCTCACCGCCCTGCTGCCGCAGCTGGAGCCGAAGCGCGACCGGGCGTTCCTCGACAAGGCGCTGGAGCACTACCGCAACGCGCGCCAGGATCTCGACGGGCTGGCGACCGCCAACGACGACCAACCGATCCACCCGCAGTATCTGGCGCAGCAGCTCAGCCACTACGCCAGCGAGGACGCCATCTTCACCTGCGACGTCGGCACGCCGACGGTATGGGCCGCGCGCTACGTGAAAATGAACGGCAAGCGTCGCCTGCTCGGTTCGTTCAACCACGGTTCGATGGCCAACGCCATGCCGCAGGCGATCGGCGCCCAGGCCACCGCGCCGGATAAACAGGTGATCGCCATGTGCGGCGACGGCGGTTTCACCATGCTGATGGGGGACTTCCTGTCGCTGGCGCAGCTCAAGCTGCCGGTGAAGATCGTGGTGTTCAACAACAGCGTGCTGGGGTTCGTGGCGATGGAGATGAAGGCCGGCGGCTACCTGACCGATGGCACCGATCTGCATAACCCGGACTTTGCGGCAATCGCCAACGCCGCCGGCATCAAGGGCATCCGCGTGGAAAAAGCCTCGGAACTGGATGGCGCACTGCAGGAGATGTTGGCGCATCCCGGCCCGGCGCTGCTGGACGTGGTCACCGCCAAGCAAGAGTTGGCGATGCCGCCGCAGATCAAGTTCGAACAGGCGAAAGGCTTCAGCCTGTACATGCTGCGCGCCATCATCAACGGCCGCGGCGATGAAGTGGTCGAGCTGGCGAAAACCAACTGGCTGCGTTAA
- the hcr gene encoding NADH oxidoreductase, which yields MTQPTPLCPNRMQVHSIQRETADVWTLNLICDVFYPYQAGQFALVSIRNSEETLRAYTLSSSPGQSRFLSISVRCLPDGVGSRWLTQEVKPGNTLWLSDAQGEFSCERHPADRYLMLAAGCGVTPIVSMCRWLTANRPACDIAVIFNVRTPADTIFADQWRALCAAHPQLRLTLMAEQDLQPGYLSGRINEQALRQAAPDIAERTVMTCGPAPYMDQVEQLCRQLGVPAERFHKEQFHTPAAQSDAAEGLTLRAARPLREFRVPVGSTLLAAMEANALPVNAACRAGVCGSCKTRILEGDYTTTSTMTLSAEEVAQGYVLACSCQLQGDVTLA from the coding sequence ATGACTCAACCCACTCCGCTTTGCCCGAACCGCATGCAGGTGCATTCCATCCAGCGTGAAACCGCCGACGTCTGGACGCTGAACCTGATCTGCGACGTTTTCTACCCTTACCAGGCCGGCCAGTTTGCGCTGGTCAGCATCCGTAACAGCGAGGAGACGCTGCGCGCTTATACGCTCTCCTCCTCGCCCGGCCAGAGCCGCTTTCTCAGTATCAGCGTGCGCTGCCTGCCGGACGGCGTCGGATCGCGCTGGCTGACGCAAGAGGTCAAGCCCGGCAACACCCTGTGGCTGTCCGACGCGCAGGGCGAATTCAGCTGCGAACGCCACCCGGCCGATCGTTACCTGATGCTGGCCGCCGGCTGCGGCGTGACGCCGATCGTCTCGATGTGCCGCTGGCTGACCGCTAACCGCCCGGCCTGCGATATCGCCGTGATCTTTAACGTGCGCACTCCCGCCGACACGATCTTCGCCGATCAATGGCGCGCGCTGTGCGCCGCCCATCCGCAGCTGCGCCTGACGCTGATGGCCGAGCAGGATCTGCAACCCGGATACCTCAGCGGCCGCATCAATGAACAGGCGCTGCGGCAGGCGGCGCCGGATATCGCCGAACGCACGGTGATGACCTGCGGCCCCGCGCCCTATATGGACCAGGTGGAGCAGCTGTGCCGTCAGCTCGGCGTGCCGGCCGAGCGCTTCCATAAAGAGCAGTTCCACACGCCGGCGGCGCAGAGCGACGCGGCTGAAGGGCTGACGCTGCGCGCCGCCCGCCCGCTGCGCGAGTTCCGCGTGCCGGTCGGCAGCACGCTGCTGGCGGCGATGGAGGCCAACGCCCTGCCGGTCAACGCCGCCTGCCGCGCCGGGGTGTGCGGCTCGTGCAAAACCCGTATCCTAGAAGGCGACTACACCACCACCAGCACCATGACGCTGAGCGCGGAGGAGGTAGCGCAGGGCTACGTGCTGGCCTGCAGTTGCCAGCTGCAGGGCGATGTCACGCTGGCGTGA
- a CDS encoding NAD-dependent epimerase/dehydratase family protein, with amino-acid sequence MKVLVTGATSGLGRNAVEYLRRQGIKVRATGRNQAMGGLLEKMGAEFIHADLTNLISSQAKAMLADVDVLWHCSSFTSPWGTEEAFELANVRATRRLGEWAAAYGVAQFIHISSPAIYFDYHHHRNVTEDFRPQRYANEFARSKAAGEQVIQQLALSNPQTHFTILRPQGLFGPHDKVMLPRLLQMIKRYGNLLLPRGGAAMVDMTYLENAVHAMWLATLKEDTPSGRAYNITNQQPRPLRTVVQQLIDDLGMKCRIRSVPYPMLDMMARGMERLGSKSEKEPVLTHYGVAKLNFDLTLDTTRAQQELGYQPIVSLEEGIARTARWLKDHGKLHGL; translated from the coding sequence ATGAAGGTATTGGTCACCGGTGCAACCAGTGGATTAGGCCGTAACGCCGTTGAATATCTGCGCCGCCAGGGCATCAAAGTGCGCGCCACCGGTCGCAACCAGGCGATGGGCGGCCTGCTGGAAAAAATGGGCGCGGAGTTCATTCATGCCGATCTCACCAACCTGATCTCTTCGCAGGCCAAGGCGATGCTGGCGGACGTCGACGTGCTGTGGCACTGCTCCAGCTTTACCTCGCCCTGGGGCACCGAAGAAGCCTTCGAACTGGCTAACGTGCGCGCCACTCGCCGCCTTGGTGAATGGGCGGCAGCCTACGGCGTAGCGCAGTTCATTCACATCTCTTCCCCGGCGATCTATTTCGATTACCACCATCACCGCAACGTGACCGAAGATTTCCGCCCGCAGCGCTACGCCAATGAGTTCGCGCGCAGCAAGGCCGCCGGCGAGCAGGTGATCCAGCAACTGGCGTTGTCCAATCCACAAACCCATTTCACCATTCTGCGCCCGCAGGGGTTGTTCGGGCCGCACGACAAGGTGATGCTGCCGCGGCTGCTGCAGATGATCAAACGCTACGGCAACCTGCTGCTGCCGCGCGGCGGCGCGGCGATGGTGGACATGACCTATCTGGAGAATGCGGTGCACGCCATGTGGCTGGCGACGTTAAAAGAAGATACGCCGTCCGGCCGCGCCTACAACATCACCAACCAGCAGCCGCGCCCGCTGCGCACCGTGGTGCAGCAGCTGATCGACGATCTGGGCATGAAATGCCGCATTCGCTCCGTGCCCTATCCGATGCTCGACATGATGGCGCGCGGCATGGAGCGTCTGGGCAGCAAAAGCGAAAAGGAGCCGGTGCTGACCCACTACGGCGTCGCCAAACTCAACTTCGACCTCACGCTCGATACCACCCGTGCGCAACAAGAGCTGGGCTATCAGCCGATCGTCTCGCTGGAAGAGGGCATCGCGCGCACCGCCCGCTGGCTGAAAGATCACGGCAAACTGCACGGCCTGTAA
- the ltaE gene encoding low-specificity L-threonine aldolase translates to MLIDLRSDTVTRPSAAMRQAMAQAEVGDDVYGDDPTVNALEAEAVRLSGKEAALFLPSGTQANLVALLSHCQRGDEYLVGQQAHNYKYEAGGAAVLGSIQPQPIEADADGTLPLDKLAAAIKPDDIHFARTRLLSLENTISGRVLPQAYLQQAWQFTRERQLALHIDGARIFNAAVALNLPLKEIVQYCDTFTICLSKGLGAPVGSLLCGSETFIQRALRWRKMTGGGLRQAGILAAAGLYALEHNVARLREDHDNAAWLEQQLRQIGVEIAEPGAQTNVLYLRQSPELAAKFGPWMRERGVLISSGPLTRILTHLDVSRQDLQRVVELWREFLQQHA, encoded by the coding sequence ATGCTTATCGATCTACGCAGCGACACCGTTACCCGCCCCAGCGCCGCCATGCGCCAGGCGATGGCTCAGGCAGAGGTCGGCGACGACGTCTACGGCGATGACCCGACGGTCAACGCACTGGAGGCCGAGGCGGTGCGCCTGTCGGGCAAAGAAGCGGCGCTGTTTCTGCCCAGCGGCACCCAGGCCAATCTGGTGGCGCTGCTGAGCCACTGCCAGCGCGGCGACGAGTATCTGGTCGGCCAGCAGGCGCACAACTATAAATACGAAGCCGGCGGCGCGGCGGTGCTGGGCAGCATCCAGCCGCAGCCGATCGAGGCCGACGCGGACGGCACGCTGCCGCTGGACAAGCTCGCCGCCGCCATTAAACCCGACGACATCCACTTCGCCCGCACCCGGCTGCTGAGCCTGGAAAACACCATCAGCGGCAGAGTCTTGCCGCAGGCCTACCTGCAGCAGGCGTGGCAGTTTACCCGCGAGCGCCAGCTGGCGCTGCATATCGACGGCGCGCGCATCTTCAACGCCGCCGTAGCGCTGAACCTGCCGCTGAAAGAGATCGTACAATACTGCGACACCTTCACCATTTGCCTGTCGAAGGGATTAGGCGCGCCGGTCGGATCGCTGCTGTGCGGCAGCGAAACCTTCATTCAACGCGCGCTGCGCTGGCGCAAAATGACCGGCGGCGGGCTGCGTCAGGCCGGCATTCTGGCGGCGGCCGGTCTTTACGCCTTGGAGCATAACGTCGCGCGGCTGCGCGAAGACCATGACAACGCGGCCTGGCTGGAGCAACAGCTGCGGCAGATCGGCGTGGAGATCGCCGAACCCGGCGCGCAGACCAACGTGCTGTATCTGCGCCAATCTCCTGAGCTGGCGGCCAAATTCGGCCCGTGGATGCGCGAACGCGGCGTGCTGATCAGCAGCGGCCCGCTGACGCGCATTCTGACCCACCTCGACGTCAGCCGCCAGGACCTGCAGCGGGTGGTCGAGCTGTGGCGGGAGTTCCTGCAGCAGCACGCCTGA
- a CDS encoding lysine exporter LysO family protein: MYSGLLIILLPLIVGYLIPLRHRPLLVLINRLLSWMVYVILFFMGISLAFMENLSSNLVLIFQYSAVFFFCILCANLLLLALLERRMPWRSSHKQEKLPSRVHMALESLKLCGVVLGGFLLGLTQWSWLQFAHKGSEYALIFLLLLVGIQLRNSGMTLRQIILNRRGTLVALVVAVASLAGGALAAQLLGLPVKAGLAMASGFGWYSLSGILITDAYGPVMGSAAFFNDLARELVAIMLIPTLVRRSRSTALGLCGATSMDFTLPVLQRSGGLDMVPPAIVHGFLLSLLAPVLIALFS, encoded by the coding sequence ATGTACTCAGGACTGCTGATTATTCTGTTACCGCTGATTGTCGGTTACCTCATACCCTTGCGCCATCGTCCGCTGCTGGTGCTGATCAACCGGCTGCTGAGCTGGATGGTGTACGTGATCCTGTTTTTCATGGGCATCAGCCTGGCGTTTATGGAAAACCTCAGCAGCAACCTGGTGTTGATCTTCCAGTACAGCGCGGTGTTCTTCTTCTGCATTCTCTGCGCCAACCTGCTGCTGCTGGCGCTGCTGGAGCGGCGCATGCCGTGGCGCAGTAGCCATAAACAGGAAAAACTGCCTTCGCGCGTGCACATGGCGCTGGAGTCGCTCAAGCTGTGCGGCGTGGTGCTCGGCGGCTTCCTGCTCGGCCTGACGCAGTGGTCATGGCTGCAGTTCGCCCATAAAGGCAGCGAATATGCGCTGATCTTCCTGCTTCTATTGGTTGGCATCCAGCTGCGCAACAGCGGCATGACGCTGCGCCAGATCATACTCAACCGCCGCGGCACGCTGGTGGCGCTGGTGGTGGCCGTTGCATCGCTGGCCGGCGGCGCACTGGCGGCTCAGCTGCTGGGGTTACCGGTGAAGGCCGGGCTGGCGATGGCCTCCGGCTTCGGCTGGTACTCGCTGTCCGGCATTCTGATCACCGACGCCTACGGCCCGGTGATGGGCAGCGCCGCGTTCTTCAACGATCTGGCGCGCGAGCTGGTGGCGATCATGCTGATCCCGACGCTGGTGCGCCGCAGCCGCTCCACCGCCCTCGGCCTGTGCGGCGCCACCTCGATGGACTTCACCCTGCCGGTGCTGCAGCGCAGCGGCGGGCTGGACATGGTGCCGCCCGCCATCGTGCACGGCTTCCTGCTGAGCCTGCTGGCACCGGTGCTGATCGCTCTGTTCTCCTGA